DNA from Candidatus Deferrimicrobium borealis:
CTCCCCTGCCCTCCTTCCCTCCGCAACAGCCGAGGTGAAGCGGAGGACTTTTCCCCACAGGTAGGCGCTGATCTTCGAGGAGGCCAGCGTGCTCTCCGCCGCGACCTGGTCCTTCGAAAGGTCCGCCCGCAAGAGGCCGATGAGGCCAACACCGCAAACCAGGTTTGCCAGGAGGACGACGAGCAGGAAAAAATCCCCCGGCCGGCTACCCTTTTCTTCCGTTCTCGTCATGAGGATCAGTCTACAGGAAACGTCGGCCAGGAAGGGAGCGGACGAACCCCGAAAGGTCGAGAGCCGCCTCCATCCCGCCGTGAAGCCACTCCCGGTAAAAAACCGGCAGGCCGGAAAAACCGCCATGGGTCCCCGGCGCCGCAAGGATCGGCGTCCAGAGCATCAGCAGAAGCAGAACGACCGCCAGGGAGAAGATCCGGCCGCTGCGCCGAACGTCCGGTTGCCCGTCGATGAACCCTTCCGCGGAAAAGCAGAGGTGCATCGTGAACAGGAACGCCGCCGCCCCCAGATAGATCTTCCTCGCGTAGGGGGGATTCCCCGCGATCAGCGTCACCGGAAGGAGCGCGACGACGTTGTAGAACGGCAATGCGTACGGTGCGAGATCGATCGCCACGTTCGTCCGGTCGATCACGACTTTGCCCCCGGAGCGCGAGGAGATGTGGAAACCGTGTACGGAACGCAGGAAGAGTTTCGCCACGAAGAGATGCGTGAACTCATGCCCCCAGAGATACATCCGCTCGGGTTTCCGCAGAAGGCAATGCAGGCACAGATAGGCGAGCGCCCCGAAAAGAAGGGACAGTCCCTGCGTCATCGTAAGGATGTTCGCCATCCTCGTCGAAAGAACCCAGAGAAGAACGGCGTCTACGATCAGTACGGGAATAGAGCAAGACTCTAGCCTAGTCCCCGTTTCCGGATGCGGGGATTATATATACTTTCCTGCCGGGAAAATATCTGTTTACAACAATATAACGTTATGTTATTTTGACCAACAAATTCTCCTGCCGCCATGAGGGGGGCTCATGAACGTCGAGAGCAAACAGAGCATCCTCAAGACGCGCGATTTGGCGATCCTTCTCGATCTCAGTCCCGATGCCGTGAACGACATGGCGCGGCGCGGGGACCTGAAAGGGTTCAAGAGCGGAAACCAGTGGCGATTCCGGCGGCGGGACGTCGAGCGGTACATCGAGCGGGAGAGGAAACTGGCGTCCCTGTAGTGACTCGAACCACCGGTCACCTTCCCTAGCGGATCTCCGACGCGACAGTCTCCGCGTCGTTCCCGATCGTATCATCGATCCCCGGACGGCGGACGACCGCCCGGGTCCCCTTCCCCACCTCCGACTCGAATTTGAGCATCCCCATATGCTTCTGCACGATGGACCGGCAGATGGACACCCCCAGGCCCAGACCCCCGTCGGCCAGACGCGTGGAGAAGACTCCCAGGCCATAATTCACTGGCGCGTCCCGTCAGTCGATCCGTCGTCGACGACGATGACCTCCACCTCCCCCAGCGCGGAGGTCGCTCCGAGAATGTCCCGAATCAGCGCGCCGATGTTCTCCGCCTCGTTCAGGGTCGGAACGATGATGGATATCCGGCGATTGGACGGTGGGGGCGAAGGAGTCGTACCGTGCACCCCGGTGGAATCCGCTGTCACAGTCCCTCCCCGAGTCTCATACAATGAGTATACAGAAGAGAACTCATATGAGCATATTCAACGATCCCTATAGTTTCCGCACCTGACGTAATCGTACCCACCCTGCTCGCGATTGAAGAGGAACCCCCAACGGGATACACTCGGGGAGAATCCGACTCTCCCGGGGGTGGCAGATGCCGCGACCGGAAGGTACATCTTCGGAGTTCAGGAACAGGGTGAACGTACGGTGCGTGAGCGTCTGTTACTCGGTCTCGGTCTTGTCGGCGCGGCGATGGTCTTCTGTGCTATTGCTGTACGCCGTAGTCGTTCCGTGTCGATCCCCTGCCCGATCTGCGGACGAATAGACGATCTGGCATCAGTCGATCCAATCGGGATTCACCTGGACAAGGCCGTTCTATGGAACTGCCAGTGCGGTAATACGCGGGCAGTCTTGATAAACAGATACATTCCGCGTGCGCTCATCGAGAAGGCGTTGACCCGTAAAGCAGGATCGCAACAACCGTGAACCCCGCTTCGATCACCATCCCGTCCTCGGCTTCACTTACGACGAGATCAACTCTCCTGCGCTCATGCAATTGCTAC
Protein-coding regions in this window:
- a CDS encoding helix-turn-helix domain-containing protein, which produces MNVESKQSILKTRDLAILLDLSPDAVNDMARRGDLKGFKSGNQWRFRRRDVERYIERERKLASL
- a CDS encoding glycosyltransferase codes for the protein MTADSTGVHGTTPSPPPSNRRISIIVPTLNEAENIGALIRDILGATSALGEVEVIVVDDGSTDGTRQ